In the Stigmatella erecta genome, one interval contains:
- a CDS encoding methyl-accepting chemotaxis protein: protein MRRKWTVGQQIAGGYAAVLVSIGILAILTMRGNQRFLENSRTMGHTYKVMAHLETVVSELNHVESAKRGYVITGQDAFLTTVRTAEARIAGELETLRALTVNLPEQQRHLASVQQRVTVRLQEMQEVIAARRAKGFEAALALIAADENRRASDTLRSSVDEMRATEERLLQDQERGAEEDARFLTWLAEGGVAAVLIFIVVTGVAISRGLRKQIGQAVEHVQSSSAELQAAATQQVSGAREQASATTEVSTTVKELLSTFRQIAGNAQQVSRVASETAGTTRLGAQTVDRAQEAIETVRRQVDVIVNHMLELGKRSQEIGGILDIINELAEQTNILAINATIESAGAGEHGRRFAVVAEEIRKLADRVGASTKDVRSLIDEVRAAANTTLMATEDGSKAVQNSARQFSDVAGTFKRIAELTGNNLDVAREIELSTQQQTTAVEQVSTAIQQVAMTARQTEVSSAQTLQTSTQLTRLSKQLASLVDSRTSAPA, encoded by the coding sequence ATGCGTAGGAAGTGGACGGTGGGACAGCAGATCGCCGGGGGGTACGCGGCGGTGCTGGTGAGCATCGGCATCCTGGCCATCCTGACGATGCGCGGCAATCAGCGCTTCCTGGAGAACAGCCGGACCATGGGGCACACCTATAAGGTCATGGCCCACCTGGAGACCGTCGTCTCCGAGCTGAACCATGTGGAGTCGGCCAAGCGCGGCTATGTCATCACCGGCCAGGATGCGTTCCTGACCACCGTGCGCACCGCCGAGGCGCGCATCGCCGGGGAGCTGGAGACGCTGCGCGCGCTCACCGTGAACCTGCCCGAGCAGCAGCGCCACCTGGCCAGCGTCCAGCAGCGCGTCACGGTGCGGTTGCAGGAGATGCAGGAGGTCATCGCCGCGCGCCGCGCCAAGGGCTTCGAGGCCGCACTGGCGCTCATCGCCGCGGACGAGAACCGGCGCGCCTCGGACACGCTGCGCTCCAGCGTGGACGAGATGCGCGCCACCGAGGAGCGGCTCCTGCAGGACCAGGAGCGCGGGGCGGAGGAGGACGCGCGCTTCCTCACGTGGCTGGCCGAGGGCGGCGTGGCCGCGGTGCTCATCTTCATCGTGGTGACGGGGGTGGCCATCAGCCGCGGGCTGCGCAAGCAGATCGGCCAGGCGGTGGAGCACGTGCAGAGCTCCTCCGCGGAGCTGCAGGCCGCCGCCACCCAGCAGGTGTCCGGCGCGCGCGAGCAGGCCTCGGCCACCACCGAGGTGTCCACCACCGTGAAGGAGCTGCTCTCCACGTTCCGGCAAATCGCCGGCAACGCGCAGCAGGTGTCGCGCGTGGCGAGCGAGACCGCGGGCACCACGCGCCTGGGCGCGCAGACGGTGGACCGGGCCCAGGAGGCCATCGAGACGGTGCGCCGCCAGGTGGACGTCATCGTCAACCACATGCTGGAGCTGGGCAAGCGCTCGCAGGAGATCGGCGGCATCCTGGACATCATCAACGAGCTGGCCGAGCAGACGAACATCCTCGCCATCAACGCCACCATCGAGAGCGCGGGCGCGGGCGAGCACGGCCGGCGCTTCGCGGTGGTGGCCGAGGAGATCCGCAAGCTGGCCGACCGCGTCGGTGCCTCCACCAAGGACGTGCGCTCGCTCATCGACGAGGTGCGCGCCGCGGCCAACACCACGCTCATGGCCACCGAGGATGGCTCCAAGGCGGTGCAGAACAGCGCGCGGCAGTTCTCGGACGTGGCGGGCACCTTCAAGCGCATCGCCGAGCTGACGGGCAACAACCTGGACGTGGCGCGTGAAATCGAGCTGTCCACCCAGCAGCAGACGACGGCGGTGGAGCAGGTGAGCACCGCCATCCAGCAGGTGGCGATGACGGCCCGGCAGACGGAGGTGAGCTCCGCGCAGACGTTGCAGACCTCCACGCAGCTCACCCGGCTCTCCAAGCAGCTCGCCTCGCTGGTGGACAGCCGCACCTCGGCCCCCGCATGA
- a CDS encoding chemotaxis protein CheW, with translation MSSRSENTSRRLAELREEFDLSFSRPPARVDTRWEVLLRLRVAGTALTVPLERLSGLHILARVVALPGSPAGLLGLVGLRGQLVAVHDLAYRLGLPSDEKPHWMVLCGGERRMGLAVGGFEGQLRVTPEQIQPNAGEAPRPYLRASVARPDAPPLPVLDVDALVKDLLDGAAAPRNTR, from the coding sequence ATGAGCAGCCGGAGTGAGAACACGTCCCGGCGCCTGGCCGAGCTGCGCGAGGAGTTCGATCTGTCCTTCTCGCGCCCGCCGGCGCGGGTGGACACGCGCTGGGAGGTGCTGCTGCGGCTGCGCGTGGCGGGCACGGCGCTGACGGTGCCGCTGGAGCGGCTGTCGGGCCTGCACATCCTCGCCCGGGTGGTGGCCCTGCCGGGCAGCCCCGCGGGGCTGCTGGGCCTGGTGGGCCTGCGCGGCCAGCTGGTGGCGGTGCACGATCTGGCCTACCGGCTGGGGCTGCCCTCGGACGAGAAGCCACACTGGATGGTGTTGTGCGGGGGCGAGCGGCGCATGGGGCTGGCCGTGGGGGGCTTCGAGGGCCAGCTGCGCGTCACCCCCGAGCAGATACAGCCGAACGCGGGGGAAGCCCCCCGGCCCTACCTGCGGGCCAGCGTGGCGCGCCCGGACGCGCCGCCCCTGCCGGTGCTGGATGTGGATGCGTTGGTGAAGGATCTCCTGGACGGGGCCGCGGCTCCGCGGAACACGAGGTAG
- a CDS encoding CheR family methyltransferase produces the protein MSRFAAFVERRLGLAPVPNGGRELEALLAEKSARTSLEAYLGRLEGAGPQDAELRVLAERLTVGETYFFRHLAQLQALVGEVLPQVQREGKPARVLCAGCSSGEEAYSVAILGRENPLVEPERLFITGVDVNPRAIERARRARYAAWSLRSCPEALRERWFHALPNGDFEPRPHARERVLFEERNLLEEDPVFWAPGSFDVILCRNVTLYFTPEVTRAVIARLERALTPSGVLLLGPSETPRGFSASFEVLQAGEAFYHRRRTAPAPAPAVPPAPQALDVRVPQAARPAAPSAWSLAPSHEPPGMDRAWRLLEEERYAEAQAWLEQLPEADREQSSARLLRAVLHFQSGHFPEAERGAEALVATGRAEAAVYYLLGLCREQAGDDGGARHRYARAVHLEPTFALGHLRLGILARRAREAMPARVALRLALSLLAHEQPLHLALFGGGFGRHGLMQVCQQELRACAEVP, from the coding sequence GTGAGCCGGTTCGCTGCCTTCGTGGAGCGGCGCCTGGGGCTCGCGCCCGTTCCCAACGGGGGCCGGGAGCTGGAGGCGCTGCTGGCGGAGAAGTCCGCGCGCACCAGCCTGGAGGCCTACCTGGGCCGGTTGGAGGGCGCCGGGCCCCAGGACGCGGAGCTGCGCGTGCTGGCCGAGCGGCTCACGGTGGGCGAGACGTACTTCTTCCGCCACCTGGCCCAGCTGCAGGCGCTGGTGGGCGAGGTGCTGCCCCAGGTGCAGCGCGAGGGCAAGCCGGCGCGCGTGCTGTGCGCGGGGTGCTCCTCCGGCGAGGAGGCGTACTCGGTGGCCATCCTCGGCCGGGAGAACCCGCTGGTGGAGCCCGAGCGCCTCTTCATCACGGGCGTGGACGTGAACCCGCGCGCCATCGAGCGGGCGCGCCGCGCGCGCTATGCCGCCTGGTCCCTGCGCTCCTGTCCCGAGGCGCTGCGCGAGCGCTGGTTCCACGCCCTGCCCAACGGGGACTTCGAGCCCCGGCCCCACGCCCGGGAGCGCGTGCTCTTCGAGGAGCGCAACCTCCTGGAGGAGGATCCGGTCTTCTGGGCGCCGGGCTCCTTCGACGTCATCCTCTGCCGCAACGTCACCCTGTACTTCACCCCCGAGGTGACCCGCGCCGTCATCGCCCGCCTGGAGCGGGCGCTCACGCCGTCGGGCGTCTTGCTGCTGGGGCCCTCCGAGACGCCCCGGGGCTTCTCCGCGTCCTTCGAGGTGCTGCAGGCCGGCGAGGCCTTCTACCATCGCCGCCGGACGGCCCCGGCCCCCGCGCCCGCCGTCCCCCCGGCGCCCCAGGCCCTGGACGTGCGCGTGCCGCAGGCCGCGCGCCCCGCGGCGCCCTCCGCCTGGAGCCTGGCGCCCTCCCACGAGCCGCCCGGCATGGACCGGGCGTGGCGGCTGCTGGAGGAGGAGCGGTACGCCGAGGCCCAGGCGTGGCTGGAGCAGCTGCCCGAGGCGGACCGGGAGCAGTCCAGCGCGCGGCTGCTGCGGGCGGTGCTGCACTTCCAGAGCGGGCACTTCCCGGAGGCGGAGCGGGGGGCCGAGGCGCTCGTGGCCACCGGACGGGCGGAGGCCGCCGTGTACTACCTGCTGGGGCTGTGCCGCGAGCAGGCCGGGGATGACGGGGGCGCGCGCCACCGCTACGCGCGGGCCGTGCACCTGGAGCCCACGTTCGCGCTGGGGCACCTGCGCCTGGGCATCCTGGCGCGGCGGGCGCGCGAGGCGATGCCCGCCCGCGTGGCGCTGCGGCTGGCGCTCAGCCTGCTCGCGCACGAGCAGCCGCTGCACCTGGCGTTGTTCGGGGGCGGCTTTGGCCGCCACGGCTTGATGCAGGTCTGCCAGCAAGAGCTGCGCGCCTGCGCGGAGGTTCCATGA
- a CDS encoding chemotaxis protein CheW — translation MRARGWICALPIAEVVETMRPLPVTPVAEAPPFVRGVAIVRGRPSPVVHLATLLGGTRAGTSQRFVSLRVGERQLVLEVEEVLGLRRLGARELGSLPPLLAVAVGGNLEVLGTLDGQLLAALNTSRLLTEAVWGRLVTGGEA, via the coding sequence GTGCGCGCGCGGGGCTGGATTTGCGCGCTGCCCATCGCGGAAGTCGTCGAGACGATGCGGCCGTTGCCGGTGACGCCGGTGGCGGAGGCGCCGCCGTTCGTGCGCGGGGTGGCCATCGTGCGAGGCCGGCCCTCGCCGGTGGTGCACCTGGCGACGTTGCTGGGCGGCACCCGCGCGGGCACCTCCCAGCGCTTCGTCTCGCTGCGCGTGGGCGAGCGGCAGCTCGTGCTGGAGGTGGAGGAGGTGCTGGGGCTGCGGCGGCTGGGCGCGCGCGAGCTGGGCTCGCTGCCGCCGCTGCTGGCGGTGGCCGTGGGGGGCAACCTGGAGGTGCTGGGCACGCTGGATGGGCAGCTCCTGGCGGCGCTGAACACCTCGCGGCTGCTCACCGAGGCGGTCTGGGGCCGGCTCGTGACGGGAGGCGAGGCGTGA
- a CDS encoding PRC-barrel domain-containing protein: protein MFERMRSGMAVLSRDGVHVGRIVDVTADGIVIEKGLIFHRDFVVPFHDVAQFQGDEIVLSLDKASLRGAHGMSLISPAPAEARTDMPRSQEVDSALDDAETMTPAAVARPRAAGHESPGLFPYPAPEPALHERWAAGPGWDPMRADEEPAEPQPASRVGPDSDPLTRY, encoded by the coding sequence ATGTTCGAACGCATGCGAAGCGGCATGGCCGTCTTGAGCCGGGATGGCGTCCACGTGGGGCGCATCGTGGACGTCACGGCGGACGGCATCGTCATCGAGAAGGGGCTGATCTTCCACCGGGACTTCGTGGTGCCTTTCCATGACGTCGCCCAGTTCCAAGGCGATGAGATCGTCCTCTCGCTCGACAAGGCCTCGCTGCGCGGCGCGCACGGCATGAGCTTGATTTCGCCAGCGCCAGCCGAGGCGCGCACGGACATGCCCCGGAGCCAGGAGGTGGACTCCGCGCTGGACGATGCCGAGACGATGACGCCCGCGGCGGTGGCCCGGCCCCGGGCTGCCGGGCACGAGTCCCCTGGCCTCTTTCCGTACCCGGCCCCGGAGCCCGCCCTGCACGAGCGCTGGGCCGCGGGCCCAGGCTGGGATCCGATGCGCGCGGACGAGGAGCCGGCGGAGCCGCAGCCCGCGTCCCGGGTGGGGCCGGACAGCGATCCGCTGACGCGCTACTAG
- a CDS encoding CDP-alcohol phosphatidyltransferase family protein yields the protein MDQSLASPRELPAPRGPAPAPRRTGWLSRRTQLTLLHLLSLSRLGFAVLFLMHSDTWVRVGLIALSGFTDVLDGWIARHARLTSRLGALIDPVADRGFAVTAILTLLMDGLLTPLQVTLLLLRDAATALGFVIARLVPALRPVEFKARMLGKAVTTLQAMTLLAALLVPAAVPALVAVVGVTALASVVDYARAVLRARGQLPA from the coding sequence ATGGATCAATCCCTTGCCAGTCCCCGTGAGCTGCCGGCCCCGCGTGGCCCGGCCCCCGCGCCCCGCCGGACGGGATGGCTGTCGCGCCGGACACAGCTGACGCTGCTGCACCTGCTGTCGCTCTCCCGGCTGGGCTTCGCGGTCCTGTTCCTGATGCATTCGGACACGTGGGTGCGCGTGGGGCTCATCGCCCTGTCGGGCTTCACGGACGTGCTGGATGGGTGGATTGCCCGGCATGCGCGCCTCACCAGCCGGCTTGGGGCGCTCATTGATCCGGTGGCCGACCGGGGCTTCGCCGTCACCGCCATCCTCACCCTGCTGATGGACGGGCTGCTCACGCCCTTGCAGGTGACGCTGCTGCTGCTGCGCGATGCGGCCACCGCACTGGGCTTCGTGATCGCGCGCCTCGTGCCCGCGCTCCGCCCGGTGGAGTTCAAGGCGCGGATGCTCGGCAAGGCCGTCACCACGCTCCAGGCGATGACCTTGCTCGCGGCCCTGCTGGTGCCCGCCGCCGTCCCCGCGCTCGTCGCCGTCGTGGGCGTGACGGCCCTGGCCTCGGTGGTGGACTACGCCCGGGCCGTGCTCCGGGCGCGAGGCCAGCTCCCCGCCTGA
- a CDS encoding RNA polymerase sigma factor, whose product MAPLLALRLLPVEEDAPDSREGQHALVRRARAGDATAFRALFERHAPTVWRFLKDSFRDEAAADEATQETFVRAHTRLTALRDEDRLSSWLLGIARRVFLETRRVRGIRVDLASEDTEALMEAELPSPTPEDLLLDHETEVLLAEALGHLREERRSALLLRIDHGLPYEEIASVMGWTIPKVKNEIHRARLQLREHLAPHLGGGRS is encoded by the coding sequence GTGGCCCCCCTGCTCGCCCTGCGATTGCTCCCCGTGGAAGAGGATGCTCCTGACAGCCGGGAAGGGCAGCATGCGCTGGTCCGCCGGGCGCGGGCCGGGGATGCCACCGCCTTCCGGGCCCTCTTCGAGCGCCACGCCCCCACCGTCTGGCGCTTCCTGAAGGACTCCTTCCGGGACGAGGCCGCCGCGGACGAGGCCACCCAGGAGACCTTCGTGCGGGCCCACACCCGGCTCACGGCCCTGCGGGACGAGGACCGGCTGAGCTCCTGGCTGCTGGGCATCGCGCGCCGGGTGTTCCTGGAGACGCGCCGGGTGCGCGGCATCCGCGTGGACCTGGCCAGCGAGGACACCGAGGCGCTCATGGAGGCGGAGCTGCCCAGCCCCACGCCGGAGGACCTGCTGCTGGACCACGAGACGGAAGTCCTCCTGGCCGAAGCGCTGGGACACCTGCGCGAGGAGCGGCGCTCCGCCCTGCTGCTGCGCATCGACCATGGCTTGCCGTACGAGGAAATCGCATCGGTGATGGGGTGGACGATTCCGAAGGTGAAGAACGAGATTCACCGCGCGCGGCTCCAGCTGCGCGAGCACCTGGCCCCCCACCTCGGAGGAGGACGTTCATGA
- a CDS encoding anti-sigma factor family protein, protein MNPHCPEQDLDALLAGELSPAEAGRVRTHAETCATCAQALAWLKLERGWMAQRARRMPARPALNFEALQARLESAPTRPREPRTSPRWAGFWAATGKMALGAAAAVAFLVLHTQLSPAASIEESWTQDALASGLLACEDTSSQEVAAMEARFGACLIASPVLSSH, encoded by the coding sequence ATGAACCCTCACTGCCCTGAGCAGGACCTGGACGCGCTGCTGGCCGGGGAGCTGTCCCCCGCGGAGGCCGGGCGGGTGCGGACCCACGCCGAGACCTGTGCCACCTGTGCGCAGGCGCTCGCGTGGCTGAAGCTGGAGCGCGGCTGGATGGCCCAGCGCGCCCGCCGCATGCCCGCGCGGCCCGCGCTGAACTTCGAGGCGCTGCAGGCGCGGCTGGAGTCCGCCCCCACGCGCCCCCGGGAGCCCCGGACTTCGCCCCGGTGGGCGGGATTCTGGGCCGCCACCGGGAAGATGGCCCTGGGCGCCGCGGCGGCCGTGGCGTTCCTGGTCCTCCACACGCAGCTGTCCCCGGCGGCCTCCATCGAGGAGTCCTGGACCCAGGACGCGCTCGCCTCGGGGCTCCTGGCCTGTGAGGACACGAGCAGCCAGGAGGTGGCGGCGATGGAGGCCCGCTTCGGGGCCTGCCTCATCGCCTCCCCCGTGCTGAGCTCCCACTAG
- a CDS encoding S8 family serine peptidase, with protein sequence MKRSIFLGLATLTVVACGGEDPPPVETQDCPDAVESVLPTPVSQAQSVAEDAPPKFIVRFRRTVSASAATRAAGDAVVRFGGRVHERWPHLGAVAAELTPEARQQLEQDPEVLSITPNRPVFAFANPRPPPLTTGSPTEYTDGLKMVQADQVWDADGDGVLDANAPTGANIRVCVIDSGWDDRHPELKAAYVGGKDFVEKDDDPRDFDTKTKTWGGGHGTHTAATIVAQMASTGSVNPTEDTAGVVGVAPGVELLVARVLNTKGTGDLVSILAALDWCQKEGARLASLSLGSRTSDPAERDAFQAALDAGMLTIAASGNGGTGDPANEPDLAFPAGYPSVLAVGAVTFEGEHPSFSQMGGNLSLVAPGVDVLSATVPETNTYSVLEVGGVPYLSKALEYAPVGNYLGPLVTCGQGGSGADCGGSATCEGFVAYVDRGGTDAEGNGLTFAKKADAMRRAGARAVIIGNNDPSDGLGQFTLGEPSASWLPTASVSFQDGATLRGLAGEQARVGLVGVDYTRLTGTSMATPHVTGVAALVWSARPSLTALQVRELLEKSAKNLGPEGRDTTFGYGLVQAKAALELLEKTYPPTP encoded by the coding sequence ATGAAGCGTTCGATTTTTCTGGGGCTCGCCACCCTGACGGTGGTGGCGTGTGGAGGCGAGGATCCTCCCCCTGTCGAGACGCAGGACTGCCCCGATGCGGTGGAGAGCGTGCTGCCCACGCCGGTCTCCCAGGCTCAGTCCGTTGCCGAGGATGCGCCCCCGAAGTTCATCGTGCGCTTCCGCCGCACCGTGTCCGCCTCCGCCGCCACGCGGGCCGCCGGGGATGCCGTGGTGCGCTTCGGCGGCCGGGTCCACGAGCGGTGGCCCCATCTGGGCGCCGTCGCCGCGGAGCTGACGCCCGAGGCGCGCCAGCAGCTGGAGCAGGACCCCGAGGTGCTCTCCATCACCCCGAACCGTCCGGTCTTCGCCTTCGCCAACCCCCGCCCGCCCCCGCTCACGACCGGGAGCCCCACCGAGTACACCGATGGCCTCAAGATGGTGCAGGCCGACCAGGTCTGGGATGCCGACGGGGACGGGGTGCTGGATGCCAACGCGCCCACCGGCGCGAACATCCGGGTGTGCGTCATCGACAGTGGCTGGGATGACCGGCACCCGGAGCTGAAGGCGGCCTACGTCGGGGGCAAGGACTTCGTCGAGAAGGATGACGACCCGCGCGACTTCGACACGAAGACGAAGACGTGGGGTGGCGGCCATGGCACGCACACGGCGGCCACCATCGTCGCGCAGATGGCCTCCACGGGCTCGGTGAATCCCACCGAGGACACCGCCGGCGTGGTGGGCGTGGCGCCCGGGGTGGAGCTGCTCGTGGCGCGCGTGCTCAACACCAAGGGCACCGGGGACCTGGTGAGCATCCTCGCCGCGCTGGATTGGTGCCAGAAGGAAGGCGCCCGGCTGGCGTCCCTGTCGCTGGGCTCCCGGACGTCCGATCCCGCGGAGAGGGACGCGTTCCAGGCCGCGCTGGACGCGGGCATGCTCACCATCGCCGCCTCGGGCAACGGGGGCACGGGGGATCCGGCCAACGAGCCGGACCTGGCCTTCCCGGCGGGCTACCCGAGCGTGCTCGCCGTGGGCGCCGTGACGTTCGAGGGCGAGCACCCCTCGTTCTCGCAGATGGGCGGCAACCTCTCCCTGGTGGCCCCGGGCGTCGACGTGCTGTCGGCCACCGTGCCCGAGACCAACACCTACTCCGTCCTGGAGGTCGGGGGCGTGCCGTACCTGTCCAAGGCGCTCGAGTACGCCCCGGTGGGCAACTACCTGGGGCCGCTGGTGACGTGTGGCCAGGGGGGCTCGGGGGCCGACTGTGGCGGGAGCGCCACGTGCGAAGGGTTCGTGGCCTACGTGGATCGCGGGGGCACGGACGCGGAGGGCAACGGGCTGACCTTCGCCAAGAAGGCCGACGCCATGCGGCGCGCGGGCGCCCGGGCGGTCATCATCGGCAACAATGATCCCTCGGATGGCCTGGGCCAGTTCACCCTGGGGGAGCCGTCCGCCTCGTGGCTGCCCACCGCCTCCGTCTCCTTCCAGGACGGCGCGACCCTCCGGGGGCTCGCGGGCGAGCAGGCCCGGGTGGGCCTCGTGGGCGTGGACTACACCCGCCTGACGGGCACCTCCATGGCCACGCCCCACGTGACGGGCGTGGCCGCGCTGGTGTGGAGCGCGCGGCCCTCGCTGACGGCCCTCCAGGTGCGGGAGCTCCTGGAGAAGTCCGCCAAGAACCTGGGCCCCGAGGGCAGGGACACCACCTTCGGGTATGGGCTCGTCCAGGCCAAGGCCGCGCTGGAGCTGCTGGAGAAGACCTACCCTCCCACGCCCTAG